The Akkermansia muciniphila genome contains a region encoding:
- the ilvE gene encoding branched-chain-amino-acid transaminase translates to MKIWLDGKLVEQEEAKTSVFDHGTLYGDGIFEGIRFYNKRVFRLEDHMDRLYDCAHYLLLDIPYTREELSKAVCDTAAASGLKDGYIRLVVTRGIGNLGLNPFNCKRPSVFIIADKISLYDPAVYENGLALITSSVRRNRPDALCPQVKSLNYLNNILAKMEAVRQGVAEALMLNDLGNVAECTGDNIFIVKDGAVFTPPVTDGCLDGITRRVVLEICRELQIPAEEKTMNRFTITCADECFLTGTAAECVPVTKLDAYQLGSGKIGPVTARILARFQELTQTTGTDF, encoded by the coding sequence ATGAAGATTTGGTTAGATGGAAAGCTGGTGGAGCAGGAGGAGGCCAAGACCTCCGTTTTTGACCACGGTACGCTATACGGAGACGGCATTTTTGAAGGCATCCGGTTTTACAACAAGCGCGTCTTCCGCCTGGAGGACCACATGGACCGCCTGTACGACTGCGCCCATTACCTCCTTCTGGACATTCCCTATACCCGTGAAGAACTCTCCAAGGCCGTATGTGATACGGCGGCGGCTTCCGGCCTGAAAGACGGCTACATCCGCCTGGTGGTGACCCGCGGCATCGGCAACCTGGGTCTCAATCCTTTCAACTGCAAACGCCCCAGCGTCTTCATCATCGCGGATAAAATCTCCCTGTATGATCCCGCCGTATATGAAAACGGCCTGGCCCTGATCACCAGCTCCGTGCGCCGCAACCGTCCGGACGCCCTCTGCCCCCAGGTCAAATCCCTCAACTATCTCAACAACATCCTGGCCAAGATGGAAGCCGTGCGCCAGGGCGTGGCGGAAGCCCTGATGCTGAACGACCTGGGCAACGTGGCTGAATGCACGGGAGACAACATCTTCATCGTGAAGGACGGCGCCGTCTTTACGCCGCCCGTCACGGACGGCTGCCTGGACGGCATCACGCGCCGCGTGGTGCTGGAAATTTGCCGGGAACTGCAAATCCCTGCGGAAGAAAAAACCATGAACCGTTTTACCATCACCTGCGCGGATGAATGCTTCCTGACCGGCACGGCAGCGGAATGCGTCCCGGTCACCAAGCTGGACGCCTACCAACTGGGTTCCGGAAAAATCGGCCCGGTGACGGCCCGCATCCTGGCCCGCTTCCAGGAACTGACCCAGACCACGGGAACGGACTTCTGA
- a CDS encoding glycoside hydrolase family 16 protein, translated as MKKSLFAVLLTACFCMSGKGEDVKPPKTLPGGWVYVWGDEFNGSKIDAKKWKPELGVVRNQGSQQTYTGRPKNMRVEDGCLVLETHFEKFANVNYKKSPADWIRNTKFMPYTSGSVTTIKTKNFMFGRLEVRAKVPKTKGIWPAIWLLGKNKWGWPGNGEIDMLENISQQPDVVYSTFHLSPDGVSSKDASRGGTVKIDHLSDDFHTYVMEWDKDSIKLMVDDKLVKSIDLNTTNYTKDEGNPFRTPFYLILNSAVGGNWCEKAPKDGQGYPVKFLIDYVRFYQTKEHAQQAKQFDPQTGLPKKK; from the coding sequence ATGAAGAAAAGCCTGTTTGCCGTGCTGTTGACCGCATGCTTCTGCATGTCCGGAAAGGGAGAAGACGTCAAACCCCCTAAAACCCTTCCCGGCGGATGGGTTTACGTTTGGGGGGATGAGTTCAACGGTTCCAAGATAGACGCCAAGAAATGGAAGCCGGAACTGGGCGTGGTGCGCAACCAGGGTTCCCAGCAGACTTATACCGGACGCCCGAAGAATATGAGGGTGGAGGACGGCTGCCTGGTGCTGGAGACTCATTTTGAAAAGTTCGCCAATGTCAATTACAAGAAGAGCCCGGCGGACTGGATCAGGAATACCAAGTTCATGCCTTATACGTCCGGATCCGTCACCACGATCAAGACGAAAAACTTCATGTTCGGCAGGCTGGAAGTGCGGGCCAAAGTTCCCAAGACCAAGGGCATCTGGCCTGCCATCTGGCTGCTTGGCAAGAACAAGTGGGGCTGGCCCGGCAACGGGGAGATTGATATGCTGGAAAACATCTCCCAGCAGCCGGACGTGGTTTACTCCACCTTCCATTTAAGCCCGGACGGCGTATCCAGCAAGGACGCCTCCCGCGGGGGCACGGTGAAGATTGATCATCTTTCCGATGATTTCCATACTTACGTCATGGAATGGGACAAGGATTCCATCAAACTGATGGTAGATGACAAGCTCGTGAAGTCCATTGACCTGAATACCACGAATTACACCAAGGATGAGGGCAATCCGTTCCGCACGCCGTTTTACCTGATTCTCAATTCCGCCGTGGGCGGCAACTGGTGCGAGAAAGCTCCGAAGGACGGCCAGGGCTATCCCGTGAAGTTCCTGATTGATTACGTCCGGTTTTACCAGACGAAGGAGCACGCCCAGCAGGCCAAGCAGTTTGATCCGCAAACCGGATTGCCGAAGAAGAAATAG
- a CDS encoding methylated-DNA--[protein]-cysteine S-methyltransferase, whose product MKTNPSPRGPALLHQTPAGSIVIVENGTAVTHVFFGRLMQPEHVEWKETPLLRRTARQLDEYFQGTRRTFDVPLSPQGTEFEQTVWKALQTIPHGETRSYGDIARQIGRPSACRAVGHANNQNPIGIIIPCHRVIGANGKLTGYAGGLTIKQYLLELEQGAVAPFMLFPDTERMLWDIPADS is encoded by the coding sequence ATGAAGACAAATCCCTCTCCCCGTGGTCCGGCTCTTCTTCATCAAACTCCGGCAGGCTCCATCGTCATCGTGGAGAACGGAACAGCTGTCACGCATGTCTTCTTTGGCCGCCTGATGCAGCCGGAGCATGTGGAATGGAAGGAAACGCCCCTGCTGCGCCGCACAGCCCGGCAACTGGACGAATACTTCCAAGGCACGCGCCGCACTTTTGACGTGCCGTTATCCCCGCAGGGAACGGAATTTGAACAAACGGTCTGGAAAGCCCTTCAGACCATTCCCCATGGAGAAACCAGAAGCTACGGAGACATCGCCCGGCAAATAGGGCGTCCGTCCGCCTGCCGGGCCGTGGGGCATGCCAACAACCAGAACCCCATCGGCATCATCATCCCCTGCCACCGGGTCATTGGAGCCAACGGCAAATTGACCGGCTATGCAGGCGGCCTGACCATCAAGCAATACCTGCTGGAACTGGAACAGGGGGCCGTGGCCCCGTTCATGCTGTTTCCGGATACGGAACGCATGTTATGGGACATCCCCGCTGATTCCTGA
- a CDS encoding Coenzyme F420 hydrogenase/dehydrogenase, beta subunit C-terminal domain — protein MISICSATECTGCSACFSICPKKAISMVPDQEGFLHPQIDQVLCIDCNLCTQACSALHEPERGNRLSEELFFAAYHQDEAIRMSSSSGGAFSALASWMLQQGGYVCAAAYDDDFKGVKHIIVHSEEEMPRLRTSKYTQSRIGACFNEIRQMLRKGQKILFVGTPCQTSGLHLFLKKEYAGLLTVDIVCHGVPSPVVFADYISYLERKHGAFISNYSFRDKKWSWYHFNTKAEFKNRRSPYLGTWEEDVFMRGFLRDYFLRESCYACKYSKHQRYADITLSDFWGYHSSDGGFEDDDKGISMCMCNTEEGKQAFEAIKPSLVWCVRPREMSLCNGGFSPRLATREERKAFLEEYRRIGFEEAVPKYMYPEQVSDELKVLYFWGRGHSKKFLKRSRKILRFMRKIKRIFKKAS, from the coding sequence ATGATCAGCATCTGTTCGGCCACTGAATGCACGGGATGTTCCGCGTGTTTTTCCATCTGTCCCAAAAAAGCCATTTCCATGGTTCCCGACCAGGAAGGGTTTTTACATCCGCAGATAGACCAGGTTCTCTGTATTGACTGCAATTTATGCACACAGGCATGTTCGGCTCTTCATGAACCGGAGCGTGGAAACAGGCTCTCTGAAGAATTGTTTTTTGCCGCTTACCACCAGGATGAAGCCATACGCATGTCTTCTTCTTCCGGGGGGGCTTTTTCTGCTCTGGCTTCATGGATGCTCCAGCAGGGCGGCTATGTATGCGCGGCTGCCTATGATGATGATTTCAAAGGAGTGAAACATATCATCGTACACTCGGAAGAGGAGATGCCACGGCTGCGCACGTCCAAATATACGCAAAGCAGGATAGGGGCATGTTTTAATGAAATCCGGCAAATGTTGAGGAAAGGCCAAAAAATCCTTTTCGTGGGAACCCCCTGTCAAACATCGGGATTACATCTTTTTCTGAAAAAGGAATATGCCGGCTTGCTGACTGTAGACATCGTTTGCCACGGTGTTCCCTCCCCGGTCGTCTTTGCGGATTATATCAGTTATTTGGAACGTAAACACGGAGCTTTCATCAGTAATTACAGCTTCCGTGATAAAAAATGGAGCTGGTACCATTTCAATACAAAGGCTGAATTTAAAAACCGCAGGTCTCCATATCTGGGAACGTGGGAAGAGGACGTGTTCATGCGTGGATTTTTACGGGACTATTTCCTGAGGGAAAGCTGCTATGCATGCAAATACAGCAAGCATCAACGCTATGCGGATATCACCCTGAGTGATTTCTGGGGCTACCATTCTTCTGACGGAGGCTTTGAAGATGATGACAAGGGTATCTCCATGTGCATGTGCAACACGGAAGAAGGGAAGCAGGCTTTTGAAGCCATCAAACCTTCACTGGTGTGGTGCGTGCGCCCCAGAGAAATGAGCCTCTGCAACGGCGGATTTTCTCCCCGCCTGGCTACCCGGGAAGAAAGAAAAGCTTTCCTTGAAGAATACCGCCGCATCGGCTTTGAAGAGGCCGTTCCCAAATACATGTATCCCGAACAGGTTTCTGATGAATTGAAGGTTCTATACTTCTGGGGACGCGGCCACAGTAAAAAATTCCTGAAGCGTTCCAGAAAAATATTGCGCTTTATGAGAAAAATAAAAAGAATCTTTAAAAAGGCATCCTGA
- the obgE gene encoding GTPase ObgE gives MFVDNIRIFARAGKGGNGLVSFRRAKFVPKGGPDGGDGGDGGSVILEVDPHTNDLRSFFYDPKLIATDGVGGQGAKKHGKNGKSVIGKVPPGTIIYRSNASSMSEATWLEREGEGIELEKIADLTEIGTRFTLCQGGIGGKGNWHFRSATNQAPTEAELGTEGEEGVFFMELRRIADAGLVGYPNAGKSTLLGDISQAKPKVANYPFTTLQPIIGVVEFNSFRRCIVADIPGIIEGAHNNRGLGHEFLRHITRCKVLVFVLDMAGSEGRDPIEDLQNLRTEIKLYSEDLAKQPWFVVANKMDLEGAEENLNNFRMRFPKVDVIPISALNGDGISQLKSKLDELVGYKFVR, from the coding sequence ATGTTTGTTGACAACATCCGCATATTTGCCAGGGCAGGAAAGGGAGGAAACGGGCTCGTCAGTTTCCGCAGGGCCAAATTCGTGCCCAAGGGCGGCCCGGACGGCGGCGACGGCGGCGATGGCGGAAGCGTCATTCTGGAGGTGGACCCGCATACGAATGACCTGCGCTCCTTTTTCTATGATCCCAAACTGATTGCCACGGATGGAGTAGGCGGCCAGGGTGCCAAAAAACATGGCAAAAACGGCAAATCCGTCATCGGGAAAGTGCCTCCCGGCACCATCATTTACCGCAGCAATGCGTCTTCCATGTCGGAGGCAACATGGCTGGAACGGGAAGGCGAAGGCATTGAGCTGGAAAAAATTGCGGACCTGACGGAAATCGGCACCCGGTTCACGCTGTGCCAGGGGGGCATAGGCGGCAAGGGCAACTGGCATTTCCGTTCTGCGACCAACCAGGCCCCCACGGAAGCCGAATTGGGGACGGAAGGGGAGGAAGGCGTCTTTTTCATGGAACTGCGCCGCATTGCGGACGCCGGACTGGTGGGCTACCCCAATGCGGGCAAAAGCACTCTGCTGGGCGACATCTCGCAAGCCAAGCCCAAGGTTGCCAACTATCCCTTCACCACGCTCCAGCCCATCATCGGGGTGGTGGAATTCAACAGCTTCCGCCGCTGCATCGTGGCTGACATTCCCGGCATCATTGAGGGAGCGCATAACAACCGCGGCCTGGGACATGAATTCCTGCGCCACATCACGCGCTGCAAGGTGCTGGTCTTCGTTCTGGACATGGCCGGCAGCGAAGGCCGCGACCCCATTGAAGACCTTCAGAACCTCCGCACGGAGATCAAACTGTACAGTGAAGACCTGGCCAAACAACCCTGGTTCGTCGTCGCCAATAAAATGGACCTGGAAGGCGCAGAGGAAAACCTGAACAACTTCCGCATGCGTTTCCCGAAGGTGGACGTCATTCCCATCTCCGCCCTCAACGGGGATGGCATTTCCCAGCTCAAAAGCAAGCTTGATGAGCTTGTAGGCTATAAATTCGTCCGTTAA
- a CDS encoding polysaccharide pyruvyl transferase family protein, translating into MTILSLVLKLCHHLPGASEKHRQRMERKMAFYERTKGFRRFFRPPYVFLFGAPFHSNLGDQAQMECIINWIKNNLPGYEVFISTYTNTTPRLLRKIRKYIRKKDILLCHSGYHMTDLYDEQSHYLRLAQLFPDYPLTILPQTIHYQDSSCAQATADVLNRHPNCTLFCRDGHSYETAKELFHHCRLFLYPDIVTSLIGKVQLPAHPRKGVLFCMRNDKEAFYQPQAIAGLRRELEPFILTEQTDTTIDTPAAELTVRRREILDSTFRYFSHFQVIITDRYHGTIFSLISNTPVIVLNSTDHKLSSGVKWFPGSFKEYVHFAESLEQVPSLVRNILEHFPKEPLPPYFSENYYDHLLEKLQLPKV; encoded by the coding sequence ATGACTATCCTTTCCCTCGTTCTGAAGCTCTGCCATCATCTTCCCGGTGCCTCGGAAAAACACCGGCAAAGGATGGAAAGGAAAATGGCCTTTTACGAACGGACCAAGGGGTTCCGCCGTTTTTTCAGGCCCCCATACGTCTTTTTATTTGGTGCCCCGTTTCACTCCAATCTGGGTGACCAGGCGCAAATGGAATGCATTATCAACTGGATTAAGAACAATCTGCCCGGTTACGAAGTATTTATCTCCACCTACACAAACACCACTCCGCGCCTCCTGCGGAAAATACGCAAATACATCCGAAAAAAAGACATACTCCTGTGCCACAGCGGATACCATATGACGGACCTGTACGACGAACAATCCCATTATCTTCGTCTCGCGCAGCTCTTCCCGGACTACCCGCTGACCATACTTCCCCAAACCATTCATTATCAGGATAGCTCGTGTGCTCAAGCGACGGCTGACGTTCTTAACCGCCATCCCAACTGTACGCTGTTCTGCCGGGATGGGCATTCTTATGAAACGGCTAAAGAACTGTTCCACCACTGCCGGCTTTTCCTTTATCCTGATATCGTGACCTCTCTCATCGGGAAAGTTCAATTGCCCGCCCATCCGCGCAAGGGAGTTCTCTTCTGCATGCGGAACGATAAGGAAGCCTTTTACCAGCCTCAGGCCATAGCCGGGCTGCGCAGGGAACTGGAACCCTTTATCCTTACAGAACAGACGGATACTACCATTGATACTCCGGCGGCGGAGTTGACTGTACGAAGAAGGGAAATTCTTGATTCAACCTTTCGCTACTTCTCCCATTTCCAAGTTATTATTACCGATCGTTACCACGGAACCATTTTCTCATTAATCAGCAATACACCCGTGATTGTACTCAATTCCACCGACCATAAACTCTCCTCCGGAGTCAAATGGTTCCCGGGCTCATTCAAAGAGTATGTCCATTTTGCCGAATCTCTTGAACAGGTTCCCTCTCTTGTCCGGAACATCCTGGAGCACTTCCCCAAGGAACCGCTGCCGCCTTATTTTTCGGAAAATTACTATGACCATTTGTTAGAAAAGCTTCAGCTTCCAAAAGTATGA
- a CDS encoding FHA domain-containing protein, with protein sequence MPRLSIQLPDGSEKTIVLPKNGEYFARIGRDEHCEIVLPFQSVSGEHALLQFKEGGYVLEDLGSTNGIKINGLTPMGGAPLYDGDEIALGDARLRFVEEPSPGLSPAPDEEEDENTAPSPAMRNLQQLADQATRTARKNYLWMALYAVLMFLLAVFAGLTYKHYKLTGELLPLQWLGIESPKAALKSMTPPQEDAPH encoded by the coding sequence ATGCCCCGCCTTTCCATCCAACTCCCCGACGGTTCCGAGAAAACCATAGTCCTTCCGAAGAACGGCGAATATTTCGCCCGCATCGGGCGGGACGAACATTGTGAAATCGTGCTGCCTTTTCAATCCGTGTCCGGGGAGCATGCCCTGCTCCAGTTCAAGGAAGGCGGCTATGTCCTTGAAGACCTCGGCTCCACCAATGGAATTAAAATTAACGGGCTGACACCCATGGGAGGCGCTCCCCTTTACGACGGGGACGAGATAGCCTTGGGGGATGCCCGGCTCCGGTTTGTTGAAGAGCCTTCCCCCGGCCTGTCTCCAGCTCCGGATGAAGAGGAGGATGAGAACACGGCCCCCTCTCCCGCCATGCGGAATTTGCAGCAGCTGGCGGACCAGGCTACCCGTACGGCGCGGAAAAATTATTTGTGGATGGCCCTGTATGCCGTCCTGATGTTTCTCCTGGCCGTCTTCGCCGGTTTGACGTACAAGCATTACAAGCTGACGGGAGAGCTGCTGCCCCTCCAGTGGCTCGGCATTGAATCTCCCAAGGCCGCCTTGAAGTCCATGACTCCTCCACAGGAGGACGCACCGCACTGA
- a CDS encoding aminoglycoside phosphotransferase family protein yields the protein MTAPFTEATDPSQLLCRIAGIGDLFAIEGEFVTGKEIPSGHINTTYKATYRKSDGTEDSYILQRINDYVFKDPRAVMRNVEKVTRHINWKVLRRLKDSAGQTLNLYPARGGRNYIDIPGDGIWRCYNYLAGTHTYDVVENTRQAYQAGFAFGSFQDLISDMNPEDIVETIPGFHHTRNRFNRLMEVAEQDPRERLSTCLPELDFIKAREEDVDRLLDLQASGVLPTRITHNDTKINNVMLDEDTDHAVCVIDLDTVMPGLVLYDFGDMVRTVTPPTEEDEEDLDKVRMRMPMFQSIVEGYLAAAHGFLTQAEIDQLAFSGKLITLEIGIRFLTDYLEGDQYFKVSRPDHNLIRCRTQLKLVECIERELPVMEQYVQRLARGFARK from the coding sequence ATGACCGCTCCGTTTACTGAAGCAACAGACCCCAGCCAGCTTTTGTGCCGCATCGCCGGAATTGGAGACCTCTTCGCCATTGAAGGGGAATTCGTCACTGGGAAGGAAATCCCCAGCGGCCATATCAACACCACCTACAAGGCCACCTACCGTAAAAGCGACGGGACGGAAGACTCCTACATCCTCCAGCGTATCAACGACTACGTATTCAAGGATCCCAGGGCCGTCATGCGCAATGTGGAGAAAGTCACGCGCCACATCAACTGGAAAGTCCTGCGCCGCCTGAAGGACTCCGCCGGGCAGACCCTCAATCTTTATCCGGCCCGCGGAGGGCGCAACTACATTGACATTCCCGGTGACGGCATCTGGCGCTGCTACAATTACCTGGCCGGCACGCACACCTATGACGTGGTGGAAAACACCCGGCAGGCTTACCAGGCCGGATTTGCGTTCGGCTCCTTCCAGGACTTGATCAGTGATATGAATCCGGAGGACATCGTGGAAACCATCCCCGGCTTCCACCATACCCGGAACCGTTTCAACCGCCTGATGGAAGTGGCGGAACAGGACCCCCGGGAACGCCTTTCCACCTGCCTTCCGGAACTGGACTTCATCAAGGCGCGGGAAGAGGATGTAGACCGCCTGCTGGACCTTCAGGCCAGCGGCGTGCTCCCCACCCGCATCACCCATAATGACACCAAGATCAACAACGTCATGCTGGATGAAGATACGGACCACGCCGTCTGCGTTATTGACCTGGATACGGTCATGCCCGGACTTGTCCTGTACGACTTCGGCGACATGGTCCGCACCGTCACCCCGCCCACGGAAGAAGATGAGGAAGACCTGGACAAGGTGCGCATGCGCATGCCCATGTTCCAGTCCATCGTGGAGGGTTACCTGGCCGCCGCCCACGGCTTCCTGACGCAGGCGGAAATAGACCAGCTTGCCTTTTCCGGAAAACTTATCACGCTGGAAATCGGCATCCGGTTCCTGACGGACTACCTGGAAGGGGACCAGTACTTCAAAGTCTCCCGTCCGGACCACAACCTCATCCGCTGCCGCACGCAGCTCAAGCTGGTGGAATGCATTGAACGGGAGCTTCCGGTCATGGAACAATACGTCCAGCGCCTGGCCAGGGGATTTGCCAGAAAATAG
- the fbaA gene encoding class II fructose-bisphosphate aldolase, protein MPIATPEQYINMLETAKKEGYAYPAVNVTTIEVVNGALRAFSEAKSDGIIQVSIGGGKFASGTSIGNSALGAIVLAEATRRLAEKHNVLVALHTDHCQPEHVDTFLRPLIAESRRRVERGEAPLFNSHMLDASTLPMAENLKLSRELLKECAELGIVLEIEIGVVGGEEDGVDNSGHPADKLYTSPEDMLMTYEALAPLGKFMLAATFGNVHGVYKPGHVKLKPSILRDGQEAVVAKHGEAARMPLVFHGGSGSELSDIREAVSYGVVKMNIDTDTQYAFTRPIVSHMCEHINGVLKIDGEVGNKKDYDPRSYLAKGEKGVAARLQEAADNLMSAGKTLFGKI, encoded by the coding sequence ATGCCAATAGCCACACCAGAACAATACATCAACATGCTTGAAACGGCCAAGAAGGAAGGCTATGCCTATCCGGCCGTCAACGTGACCACGATCGAAGTGGTCAACGGCGCCCTCCGCGCCTTCTCCGAAGCCAAAAGCGACGGCATCATCCAGGTCTCCATCGGCGGCGGCAAATTCGCCTCCGGCACCTCCATCGGCAATTCCGCCCTTGGCGCCATTGTTCTGGCGGAAGCCACGCGCCGCCTGGCTGAAAAGCACAACGTGCTTGTGGCCCTGCACACCGACCACTGCCAGCCCGAACACGTGGACACCTTCCTGCGCCCCCTGATCGCTGAATCCCGCCGCCGCGTGGAACGCGGTGAAGCCCCCCTCTTCAACTCCCACATGCTGGACGCCTCCACCCTCCCCATGGCTGAAAACCTCAAGCTCTCCCGGGAACTGCTGAAGGAATGCGCCGAACTGGGAATCGTTCTTGAAATTGAAATCGGCGTCGTGGGCGGCGAAGAAGACGGCGTAGACAACTCCGGCCACCCCGCCGACAAGCTTTACACCTCTCCGGAAGACATGCTGATGACTTATGAAGCCCTGGCCCCCCTCGGCAAATTCATGCTGGCCGCCACCTTCGGCAACGTGCACGGAGTGTACAAGCCCGGCCACGTCAAGCTGAAGCCCAGCATCCTGCGCGACGGCCAGGAAGCCGTAGTCGCCAAGCACGGCGAAGCGGCCCGCATGCCCCTCGTCTTCCACGGCGGTTCCGGCTCCGAGCTTTCCGACATCCGCGAAGCCGTTTCCTACGGCGTGGTCAAGATGAACATCGACACCGATACGCAGTACGCCTTCACGCGCCCGATCGTCTCCCACATGTGCGAACACATCAACGGAGTGCTCAAGATTGACGGTGAAGTGGGCAACAAGAAGGACTACGATCCCCGTTCCTACCTCGCCAAGGGTGAAAAGGGAGTCGCCGCCCGTCTCCAGGAAGCCGCAGACAACCTCATGTCCGCCGGCAAGACCCTCTTCGGCAAGATCTAA
- the typA gene encoding translational GTPase TypA: MSDPSKFRNLAIIAHVDHGKTTLVDQLLQAGGAYRANQAVQERAMDSMDLEREKGITIKAKNTSILWNGYTINIVDTPGHADFGGEVERVMKMVDGVLLVVDAFEGPQAQTRFVLRKALQEGLMPIVVINKIDRPHADPAAVHDQVLELFLELGATDEQFEAPFVYGSARDGYFMNSMEGEPPVDCTPLLFKIVEHIPAPKDADPEGEFKMLVSNIDWDDYVGRVAIGRITSGTVKKGDTVWLHQSDGTCISGKVTRMFEYSGLGATDSAIGVAGNIVGVAGFENVNIGETLGGSAETEPLPFVAIDPPTISMEFSINNGPFGGRDGKNVTSRVIRDRLIREMRTNISIQVEDTDKAGVFSVSARGAMQIAVLVETMRRENYELCVSRPTVIMKRDENDRLTEPYETIYVEVPDEHANGVMKLLHARKGQMEDMVCKEGTGHTFIQAYIPTRGIIGFEFELVNLTSGHGIFSHLFRDYGPYAGDITTRTTGTLVSMETGVSTPFALVALEERGRLFVGAQEDIYEGQIVGENPRQMDMPVNPCKEKHLNNIRSATKGDGIQLSPPVIFSLERAIEYIEPDELVEATPHFIRLRKRILNANDRVRESRKAGN, encoded by the coding sequence ATGTCAGACCCTTCCAAGTTCCGCAACCTCGCTATTATCGCTCACGTTGACCATGGGAAAACGACCCTGGTTGACCAACTTTTGCAGGCGGGGGGAGCCTACCGGGCCAACCAGGCCGTGCAGGAACGCGCCATGGACTCCATGGATCTGGAACGTGAAAAAGGCATTACGATCAAGGCCAAGAATACTTCCATCCTCTGGAATGGCTATACCATCAACATTGTGGATACGCCCGGGCACGCCGACTTCGGCGGCGAAGTGGAGCGCGTGATGAAGATGGTGGACGGCGTGCTCCTGGTGGTGGACGCTTTTGAAGGTCCGCAGGCCCAGACGCGCTTCGTGCTCCGCAAAGCCTTGCAGGAGGGGCTGATGCCCATCGTGGTGATCAACAAGATCGACCGTCCTCATGCGGACCCCGCCGCAGTGCATGACCAGGTGCTGGAACTCTTTCTGGAACTGGGTGCTACGGACGAGCAGTTTGAAGCCCCCTTTGTATACGGTTCCGCCCGCGACGGCTATTTTATGAATTCCATGGAGGGGGAACCTCCCGTGGACTGCACGCCCCTTCTGTTCAAGATTGTGGAACACATTCCCGCTCCGAAGGATGCCGATCCGGAAGGCGAGTTCAAGATGCTCGTTTCCAATATTGACTGGGATGACTACGTAGGCCGCGTGGCCATCGGCCGCATTACCTCAGGCACCGTGAAGAAAGGGGACACCGTCTGGCTTCATCAGAGCGACGGCACCTGCATCTCCGGCAAGGTGACCCGCATGTTTGAATATTCCGGCCTGGGCGCCACGGATTCCGCCATTGGCGTGGCGGGCAACATCGTAGGTGTGGCGGGGTTTGAAAACGTGAACATCGGGGAGACCCTGGGCGGTTCCGCAGAGACGGAACCCCTGCCGTTCGTGGCGATTGACCCGCCCACCATCTCCATGGAGTTTTCCATCAACAACGGGCCTTTCGGCGGCCGTGACGGCAAGAATGTTACTTCCCGCGTGATCCGTGACCGCCTGATCAGGGAAATGCGCACGAATATTTCCATCCAGGTGGAAGATACGGACAAGGCCGGCGTCTTTTCCGTCTCCGCCCGCGGCGCCATGCAGATTGCCGTGCTGGTGGAAACCATGCGCCGTGAAAATTATGAACTGTGCGTCTCCCGTCCCACCGTCATCATGAAGAGGGATGAGAACGACCGCCTTACGGAACCGTATGAAACGATCTACGTGGAAGTTCCGGACGAACACGCCAATGGCGTCATGAAGCTTCTCCATGCCCGCAAAGGGCAGATGGAAGACATGGTGTGCAAGGAAGGGACAGGCCATACCTTCATTCAAGCCTACATTCCTACCCGCGGCATCATCGGGTTTGAGTTTGAGCTGGTCAACCTGACATCCGGCCACGGCATTTTCTCCCACCTGTTCCGGGATTACGGCCCTTACGCCGGAGACATCACCACGCGTACCACGGGAACGCTGGTTTCCATGGAAACGGGCGTCTCCACTCCCTTTGCACTGGTGGCCCTGGAAGAACGCGGACGTTTGTTCGTAGGAGCCCAGGAAGATATCTACGAGGGCCAGATCGTGGGTGAAAACCCGCGCCAGATGGACATGCCGGTCAATCCGTGCAAGGAAAAGCACCTGAACAACATCCGGTCCGCCACGAAGGGTGACGGCATCCAGCTTTCCCCTCCCGTCATCTTTTCACTGGAGCGCGCCATTGAGTACATTGAACCTGATGAACTGGTGGAAGCCACTCCCCACTTCATCCGCCTGCGCAAGCGCATCCTGAACGCCAACGACCGCGTGAGGGAGTCCCGCAAGGCCGGGAATTGA